The genomic interval TGGCCCGCGCCCGCGCCGCCAGCGCGGGGATCCGCTCGATCGAGCACACGCGCCGCGCCAGCTCGGCCAGCACCGCGGTCTGGTAGCCCGAGCCGGTGCCGATCTCGAGGACTTTCTCGACGCCGGTCAGCTCGAGGAGGCTCGTCATCAGCGCCACGATATAGGGTTGCGAGATCGTCTGGCCGTCGCCGATGGGGAGCGGGTGATCTCCGTAGGCGCGGTCCGCGAGGGCCTCTTCCACGAACTTTTCCCGCGGGACTTTGCCCATCGCCTCCAGCACCCGCGTGTCGAGAATGCCTCGCCGGACGAGCTGCTCCTCGACCATGCGACTCCGCTCGCGCGCAAACCGCCCCGCGCCGGCCTCCGCGGGCTCCTGCTGCCGCGCGGCGCCGAGCATCAGGCTCCTCCGGGCGGCTTCGCCGAGGGCGGCCTGCGCCGGCCGACGAGCTGAGCGGTCAGCGCGCCCTCCCAGGCCGCCATGCGGCGGAAAGCCTCGTAGTGCGTCAGGTCCAGGTGCAGCGGCGTGACCGATGCGTGCCCCTGGCGGACGGCTCCGATGTCCGTGGCTTCGCGGTCCTCCCACACCGGTGGTCCGGCGCCGATCCAGTAGTAGGTGCGGCCGCGCGGGTCGGTCTCTTCGACCACCTTCTCCTTGTACACCCGGTGCCCCAGCCGCGTCAGGCGGATCCCCTTCACCGGTCCCGCCGGCACGTTCACGTTCAGCAGGGTCTTGGGCGGCAGCCCTTCGACCAGCACCCGAGCGGCGATCAGCCGCGCGATCCGCGCCGCCTGATCGAATGCGGCCGCCTCGGGGTCCAGCAACGAGACGGCGAGCGCGGGGACACCCAGGAGCGCGCCCTCCATCGCCGCCGCGACCGTTCCGGAATAGGTGACGTCGTCACCCAGGTTCGAGCCGTGGTTGATCCCGGCCACCACGAGGCTCGGCGCACGCGGCAAGAGGCCCAGGATTCCCAAGTTCACGCAGTCGGACGGGGTCCCGTTCACCGCGAAGCGTCGCTCGCCCATCCGCTCGACCCGGAGGGGCCGGTGGAGCGTCAGCGCGTGGCCGACGGCGTTACGCTCCCGGTCCGGCGCCACGACATAGACGTCGCCCAGGTCCGCGAGCGCCTCCTCGAGGCTCATCAGGCCCTGGGCGAGGATCCCGTCGTCATTCGTCAGGAGCAACGCGGCGTCGGTCCGGGTCACGGTCGGTGTCCTCCGCGCAAAAAAAATTGCAGATCCGAGAATCTGCGGGGCCTACGAAGGGACTGGTCGGGGCGACTGGATTTGAACCAGCGACCCCTGGCACCCCATGCCAGTGCGCTACCAGGCTGCGCCACGCCCCGGACCAGCTTGCATTGTACGGAACGAGCCGCGGGAATTCAAGGCAGCCTCCCGCGACGCTCCGCTTCGAGGAGCGATCGCAGCGCCACCAGCTGCGCGCGCAACCGCTTGAGGGCCGCG from Candidatus Rokuibacteriota bacterium carries:
- a CDS encoding protein-L-isoaspartate(D-aspartate) O-methyltransferase — encoded protein: MLGAARQQEPAEAGAGRFARERSRMVEEQLVRRGILDTRVLEAMGKVPREKFVEEALADRAYGDHPLPIGDGQTISQPYIVALMTSLLELTGVEKVLEIGTGSGYQTAVLAELARRVCSIERIPALAARARATLEARGYTNVFVRIANGTVGWPDEAPFDRILVAAAAPAVPQPLFDQLVEGGRMVLPIGNAVAQTVTVVDKANGAMRTRQEAGCVFVKLIGKYGWET
- the surE gene encoding 5'/3'-nucleotidase SurE gives rise to the protein MSLEEALADLGDVYVVAPDRERNAVGHALTLHRPLRVERMGERRFAVNGTPSDCVNLGILGLLPRAPSLVVAGINHGSNLGDDVTYSGTVAAAMEGALLGVPALAVSLLDPEAAAFDQAARIARLIAARVLVEGLPPKTLLNVNVPAGPVKGIRLTRLGHRVYKEKVVEETDPRGRTYYWIGAGPPVWEDREATDIGAVRQGHASVTPLHLDLTHYEAFRRMAAWEGALTAQLVGRRRPPSAKPPGGA